From a region of the Dissulfurirhabdus thermomarina genome:
- a CDS encoding MFS transporter: MGPSSWLPAEAGRRRVILGWAAYDWANSAYATTVAAAVLPVYFAAVVVPPGGVAAGGTRLAAETLWGLLSAGSALVVFALAPVLGAVADFRAAKRPFLLAFCLAGAAAVLGLASAGPGDTARVAAAFVLAQVGFVGANVFYDAFLPVIARREERDRVSSLGYAAGYLGGGLHFGLSLLVVAFHHRLGLAAPAAARLVMASAALWWAGFALAAAGRLPEGRRGRRLPPALRRLRLGAGYAVLGLRRVGRTLRRLRRLPNLLLFLAAFFAYNDGIQTVVRMAAIYGRQELGLAPAVLMGALLVAQATALAGSLAFGALAGRVGAKLATLATLAVWVAAAGLAAAVEGAAAFVALGALFGAVLGGSQALSRSLYAGMVPAGAEAEFFAFYGVTARLSAVWGPFFFAVIRHATGSSRLGIASVLALLLLGMALLSRVDPAAARREARGAAP; the protein is encoded by the coding sequence ATGGGACCTTCATCGTGGCTGCCCGCCGAGGCGGGGCGGCGGCGGGTCATCCTGGGCTGGGCGGCCTACGACTGGGCCAACTCGGCCTACGCCACCACCGTGGCCGCGGCGGTGCTCCCGGTCTACTTCGCGGCGGTGGTGGTGCCGCCGGGGGGCGTGGCGGCGGGCGGCACGCGGCTGGCGGCCGAGACCCTCTGGGGCCTGCTCTCGGCCGGCTCCGCGCTGGTGGTCTTCGCCCTGGCGCCCGTCCTGGGGGCCGTGGCGGACTTCCGGGCCGCCAAGCGGCCCTTCCTCCTCGCCTTCTGTCTTGCCGGCGCGGCCGCCGTCCTGGGTCTCGCCTCCGCCGGGCCGGGGGACACGGCCCGGGTGGCGGCGGCCTTCGTGCTGGCCCAGGTGGGCTTCGTGGGGGCCAACGTCTTCTACGACGCCTTCCTGCCGGTCATCGCGCGGCGGGAGGAACGGGACCGGGTCTCGAGCCTGGGCTACGCCGCGGGCTACCTCGGCGGGGGGCTCCACTTCGGTCTCTCGCTCCTGGTGGTGGCCTTTCACCACCGGCTCGGCCTCGCCGCCCCCGCCGCGGCCCGGCTGGTCATGGCGTCGGCGGCGCTCTGGTGGGCCGGCTTCGCCCTGGCGGCCGCCGGACGGCTCCCGGAGGGCCGGCGGGGCCGGCGGTTGCCTCCCGCCCTCCGGCGGCTTCGCCTGGGCGCGGGCTACGCGGTGCTCGGCCTGCGCCGGGTGGGGCGCACCCTGCGGCGCCTGCGGCGGCTGCCGAACCTCCTCCTCTTCCTCGCCGCCTTCTTCGCCTACAACGACGGCATCCAGACCGTGGTGCGCATGGCCGCCATCTACGGCCGCCAGGAACTCGGCCTGGCGCCGGCGGTGCTCATGGGGGCGCTGCTCGTCGCCCAGGCCACGGCCCTGGCCGGGTCGCTGGCCTTCGGCGCGCTCGCGGGCCGGGTGGGGGCCAAGCTGGCGACGCTGGCGACGCTGGCGGTCTGGGTCGCGGCGGCGGGGCTCGCGGCCGCCGTGGAGGGGGCCGCGGCCTTCGTGGCCCTCGGGGCCCTCTTCGGGGCGGTGCTCGGGGGCAGCCAGGCGCTCAGCCGGTCGCTCTACGCCGGGATGGTGCCGGCCGGGGCCGAGGCGGAGTTCTTCGCCTTCTACGGGGTGACCGCCCGGCTCTCCGCCGTCTGGGGGCCGTTCTTCTTCGCCGTCATCCGGCACGCCACCGGGTCTTCCCGCCTGGGGATCGCCTCGGTCCTCGCGCTCCTGCTGCTCGGCATGGCGCTCCTTTCGCGCGTGGACCCGGCCGCCGCCCGGCGGGAGGCCCGGGGCGCCGCCCCTTGA
- the dfsP gene encoding DUF166 family (seleno)protein DfsP, translating into MPARTPTDSPRPCRVAVFQEGGSGARKVAGIRAHGRDIEVVADVDVAGPLPEFIDEPEAVLPRLPEADVVLCFLRHPDLADFVVRHYAARGTPVVASGPRPVEGADSPFTCCSLPRRPALGAYGEQFGLPEFEVRLEAGRIAEVRVRRGASCGATWEAARRLAGLAPEAALAAVGREVQYLCCADPSAFDPVSGKSPLHHAGHVHRAALRKALERAGAPGRPGDDGRG; encoded by the coding sequence ATGCCCGCCCGAACCCCCACGGACAGCCCCCGCCCCTGCCGGGTCGCCGTCTTCCAGGAAGGCGGCTCCGGGGCCCGGAAGGTGGCGGGCATACGGGCCCACGGGCGGGACATCGAGGTGGTGGCCGACGTGGACGTCGCCGGTCCCCTGCCGGAGTTCATCGACGAGCCGGAGGCCGTCCTGCCCCGGCTCCCCGAGGCCGACGTGGTGCTCTGCTTCCTGCGCCACCCGGACCTGGCCGACTTCGTGGTCCGGCACTACGCGGCGCGGGGGACGCCGGTGGTGGCCTCGGGCCCCCGGCCCGTGGAAGGTGCCGACTCGCCCTTCACGTGCTGCTCGCTCCCCCGCCGGCCGGCCCTCGGGGCCTATGGCGAGCAGTTCGGGCTGCCGGAGTTCGAGGTGCGCCTCGAGGCGGGCCGCATCGCCGAGGTCCGCGTGCGCCGGGGGGCCTCGTGCGGGGCCACGTGGGAGGCGGCCCGGCGCCTGGCGGGTCTCGCCCCGGAGGCGGCCCTGGCCGCCGTGGGGCGCGAGGTCCAGTACCTCTGCTGCGCGGATCCCTCCGCCTTCGACCCCGTCTCCGGCAAGAGCCCCCTCCACCATGCCGGCCACGTCCACCGGGCCGCGCTCCGCAAGGCCCTGGAACGGGCCGGCGCCCCCGGCCGACCCGGCGACGACGGCCGGGGCTGA
- a CDS encoding metallophosphoesterase family protein: MRLAVLSDIHGNLEAFRAVLADVAAAGADRAVCLGDIVGYGADPEACVALVRERGIACIQGNHDLGVVSPAQARRFNPSARVSLEITKRLLSPGARDFLAALPRTLVVGDAWCVHGFPPDSVDTYLWQATGREIAEALRALPVPLCFVGHTHELALVRVGPGDVVVQSGFGPGGLILGPGERVLVNAGSVGQPRDGDSRAKYVVWDDAARTLEVRRVPYDVAAAAEKILAAGFPAYNAQRLGAPR, encoded by the coding sequence ATGCGCCTTGCGGTCCTCTCCGACATCCACGGCAACCTCGAGGCCTTCCGGGCGGTGCTGGCCGACGTGGCGGCCGCCGGCGCCGACCGCGCGGTGTGCCTCGGCGACATCGTGGGCTACGGGGCCGACCCCGAGGCCTGCGTGGCCCTGGTGCGGGAGCGGGGGATCGCCTGCATCCAGGGCAACCACGACCTCGGGGTGGTGAGCCCGGCCCAGGCCCGGCGGTTCAACCCCTCGGCCCGGGTCTCCCTGGAGATCACGAAGCGGCTCCTTTCACCCGGCGCCCGCGACTTCCTGGCCGCGCTGCCCCGGACCCTGGTGGTGGGGGATGCCTGGTGCGTGCACGGCTTTCCGCCGGACTCCGTGGACACCTACCTCTGGCAGGCCACCGGCCGCGAGATCGCCGAGGCCCTCCGGGCACTGCCCGTTCCCCTCTGCTTCGTGGGGCACACCCACGAGCTGGCGCTGGTGCGGGTGGGGCCCGGGGACGTGGTCGTCCAGTCGGGCTTCGGCCCCGGCGGGCTGATCCTCGGACCCGGCGAGCGGGTGCTCGTCAACGCCGGCAGCGTGGGCCAACCCCGCGACGGCGACAGCCGCGCCAAGTACGTGGTGTGGGACGACGCGGCCCGGACCCTCGAGGTCCGGCGCGTCCCCTACGACGTGGCCGCCGCCGCCGAAAAGATCCTGGCCGCGGGTTTCCCGGCCTACAACGCCCAGCGCCTGGGGGCCCCGCGGTGA
- a CDS encoding YdcF family protein, producing MAGFDGLSMLALSTLVILATGGLSFLAALAAVVRTAATAPADVAGGSLFLVLGQRLRNGRVTPDYARRLRRAAVLLARRPGARALVLGGRLPGAAISEASAGARFLEALGVAPGRILREDGSRHTLENLQAARGLLAGAGPGEAVLVTNRYHLARSLALASGLGLELAPCAAEDRFRHRPGTWLQCLKEAYYLHWYRVGRAWSLRTGNRRMIRRIS from the coding sequence ATGGCGGGGTTCGACGGGCTCTCCATGCTGGCCCTCTCCACCTTGGTGATCCTTGCCACCGGGGGGCTCTCGTTCCTCGCCGCCCTGGCCGCCGTGGTCCGGACCGCCGCGACCGCTCCCGCCGACGTGGCGGGCGGCTCGCTCTTCCTGGTCCTCGGGCAGCGGCTCCGGAACGGGCGGGTTACCCCGGACTACGCCCGGCGGCTCCGCCGGGCGGCCGTGCTCCTCGCCCGCCGCCCCGGGGCGCGGGCCCTGGTCCTCGGCGGGCGCCTTCCCGGGGCGGCGATCAGCGAGGCCTCGGCCGGGGCCCGGTTCCTCGAGGCACTCGGCGTGGCCCCCGGGCGCATCCTCCGCGAGGACGGCTCCCGCCACACCCTGGAGAACCTTCAGGCCGCCCGGGGGCTTCTGGCGGGGGCGGGGCCCGGCGAGGCCGTCCTCGTCACCAACCGCTACCACCTGGCCCGGTCCCTGGCCCTGGCCTCGGGCCTCGGGCTGGAGCTGGCGCCCTGCGCCGCCGAGGACCGGTTCCGCCACCGGCCCGGCACATGGCTCCAGTGTCTCAAGGAGGCCTACTACCTCCACTGGTACCGGGTGGGACGGGCCTGGTCCTTGCGCACCGGAAACCGCCGGATGATCCGGCGCATCAGCTGA
- a CDS encoding protein kinase domain-containing protein yields MKRRPKRIGKYEVLGRLGAGGWGAVYRVRIPVIDRLAALKLLSPHPLLVDLLGAGEVRRRFVAEARVMARLRHPNVVDVWDYGEFEGAPYFVMEFYCHNLGDLVGEAAEVERASRPLRVDKAVHYARETLRGLAALHEAGVVHRDVKPANLLVTDEDRVKLIDFGLCRLRGEKAATPPGLVVGSPYYTAPEQRRDPDAAGAPADLFSVGVMLHRMLTGRLPEGGVTPGRLNPDLDGGWDALLGRLLAPDPDARPPGAEAALAELEAVYEAWRARREAACALPADGPAAAGAPAAVRLRAVPRRVPPAKAAAAFGLDGLRRPLRYHAGRFEDRGDGTVADRAAGLLWERGGSPHPLTWEEAGERVRRLGEAGLAGRRDWRLPTLEELMSLLTPVPRGRGHCIEPVFDTRHRWLWSADRASASAAWYANVEVGFVDNQDTGCYNFCRAVASLEEGP; encoded by the coding sequence GTGAAGCGCCGCCCGAAACGGATCGGCAAGTACGAGGTCCTCGGCCGTCTCGGGGCGGGCGGCTGGGGGGCGGTCTACCGGGTGCGCATCCCGGTGATCGACCGCCTGGCCGCCCTGAAGCTCCTCTCCCCCCATCCGCTCCTGGTGGATCTTCTCGGGGCCGGCGAGGTGCGCCGCCGCTTCGTGGCTGAGGCCCGGGTCATGGCCCGCCTGCGCCACCCGAACGTGGTGGACGTCTGGGACTACGGGGAGTTCGAAGGAGCCCCCTACTTCGTCATGGAGTTCTACTGCCACAACCTGGGGGACCTCGTGGGCGAGGCCGCGGAGGTGGAGCGGGCCTCGCGGCCGCTCCGCGTGGACAAGGCCGTCCACTACGCCCGGGAGACGCTGCGTGGGCTGGCCGCCCTCCACGAGGCCGGGGTCGTGCACCGGGACGTGAAGCCGGCCAACCTCCTGGTGACCGACGAGGACCGGGTGAAGCTCATCGACTTCGGGCTCTGCCGCCTCCGGGGCGAGAAGGCCGCCACCCCGCCGGGGCTCGTGGTGGGCTCCCCCTACTACACGGCCCCCGAGCAGCGGCGCGACCCGGATGCCGCCGGCGCCCCGGCGGACCTCTTCTCGGTGGGGGTGATGCTCCACCGGATGCTCACCGGGCGGCTCCCGGAGGGGGGCGTCACCCCAGGCCGGCTGAACCCGGACCTCGACGGCGGCTGGGACGCCCTCCTCGGCCGCCTCTTGGCCCCGGACCCAGACGCCCGCCCGCCGGGGGCCGAAGCGGCCCTGGCGGAGCTCGAGGCGGTCTACGAAGCCTGGAGGGCCCGGCGGGAGGCGGCCTGCGCCCTCCCGGCGGACGGGCCGGCCGCCGCCGGGGCCCCGGCCGCGGTGCGCCTCCGCGCCGTGCCCCGGCGGGTGCCTCCGGCCAAGGCGGCCGCCGCCTTCGGCCTGGACGGGCTCCGCCGTCCCCTCCGGTACCACGCGGGGCGGTTCGAGGACCGGGGCGACGGCACCGTGGCGGACCGTGCCGCCGGCCTCCTGTGGGAGCGGGGCGGCTCGCCCCATCCCCTCACCTGGGAGGAGGCGGGCGAACGGGTCCGGCGCCTGGGCGAGGCGGGGCTCGCCGGCCGGCGCGACTGGCGGCTGCCCACCCTGGAGGAGCTCATGTCGCTTCTCACCCCCGTCCCCCGGGGCCGCGGCCACTGCATCGAGCCGGTCTTCGACACCCGGCACCGGTGGCTCTGGAGCGCGGACCGCGCCTCGGCCTCGGCGGCCTGGTACGCCAACGTGGAGGTGGGCTTCGTGGACAACCAGGACACCGGTTGTTACAACTTCTGCCGGGCGGTGGCGTCCCTGGAGGAGGGGCCGTGA
- a CDS encoding MarC family protein, with protein sequence MKVFWLCFVPLFVAVDPVGMVPVFLGLTEGLDRGAIRRTAVQTVATAAGVALAFLWVGTAFFRLLGITVADFMVAGGILLFVFSLRDLLAEGAARRRSDPAALGVVPLGVPLVAGPAVLTTSVLLVNQYGFGPTALALGVNILLLGGALFFAGGILRLLGRAGARTVSKVSSLLLASLAVMIVRKGIAAFLAGGGGP encoded by the coding sequence GTGAAGGTCTTCTGGCTGTGCTTCGTGCCGCTCTTCGTGGCGGTGGACCCGGTGGGCATGGTGCCGGTCTTCCTGGGGCTCACCGAGGGGCTGGACAGGGGGGCGATCCGCCGGACCGCGGTCCAGACCGTGGCCACCGCCGCCGGGGTGGCCCTGGCCTTCCTGTGGGTGGGGACGGCCTTCTTCCGGCTCCTGGGGATCACCGTGGCGGACTTCATGGTGGCCGGGGGGATCCTGCTCTTCGTGTTCTCCCTGCGCGATCTCCTCGCCGAGGGGGCGGCCCGGCGGCGGTCGGACCCGGCCGCGCTGGGCGTGGTCCCGCTGGGGGTCCCCCTGGTGGCGGGCCCCGCGGTGCTCACCACGTCGGTGCTGCTCGTCAACCAGTACGGCTTCGGGCCCACGGCCCTGGCCCTGGGGGTGAACATCCTGCTCCTGGGGGGCGCGCTGTTCTTCGCCGGGGGCATCCTCCGGCTCCTGGGGCGCGCCGGGGCGCGGACCGTCTCGAAGGTCTCGAGCCTGCTCCTCGCCTCCCTGGCGGTGATGATCGTGCGCAAGGGGATCGCCGCCTTCCTGGCCGGCGGGGGCGGACCGTGA